The genomic region TTTGTAAAAACCACTCAAATACGTACTTTTGTACTATCATGAGGTATTTAGTCTGCATAATTTTGCTTTTAGGACAGTTTTATTTTTCTCACGCTCAATTTGATTTTACTCAACCTACTTACAAGTACGATAGTTCACAAAACCCATACTATTGGAAAAACAAGCCTCCCTATCCTGGCTATTGGCAACAGGACGTAGCCTACACTATTGATGCAGAATTAGATGACCAAACAGATATTATTCAAGGTTCAGAAACGCTGATTTATTCTAATAACTCTCCTGATACCTTAAAAGTAGCCTATTTTAATCTATACCAAAATGCCTTTAATCCACACTCTGACCTGCATGACCTTACTCTACATAGCACCCACATCAGGCCCAAGTACGGAAAATATGAAGCAGAAGGTAAGAATATTGAAGTTTTATCACTTAAATATGAAGGTAAAGCCCAAATTACAGAGCTACAAGGAACTATTCTCAAAGTCTATTTAGATAAGCCCATTTTACCGCATAGTAAAGTTACTTTCAATATTGAATTCAGAACCTATTTTGACATAGGTTCACAACCTCGCAGGATGAAAATGTTTATTCATGATGGCGTTAAACACTATGATGCTGTACATTGGTATCCGCGTATAGCTGTGTATGACCGTAAATTCAAATGGGCATTAGATCAACATCTAAACCGCGAATTTTACGGTGATTTTGGTACTTTTTTAGTCAATTTAACTTTGCCACATCATTACATTGTAGAAGCCACAGGAACTTTACAAAATAAAAACCAAGTTCTACCTCCTGAATTAAGAAGTGCATTAGATATTAAAAATTTCAAATCGGCTACACAAACGCCTATCAGCATAATTACCCCTGAATCAGGTAAAAAGAAAACTTGGATATATTACGCTGCTAATGTACATGATTTTGCTTGGACGGCAGACCCTTCCTACCGGATTGGTGAAGCGAATTGGCAAGGTATTCAAGTAATTGCTTTGGCTATGCAGCCCAACGCTCCTCGTTGGCAGGACGCAGCAGAATTTACCGCAAAAGTAATTGAAGTGTATTCTACCCTTGTAGGGAAGTATGTCTATCCCAAAATTGTAGTAGCCGATGCACGAGATGGTATGGAATATCCTATGCTTACTCTGTGTGGGGGCGTTTCGCCTACCTATAAGCCACTTTTTGCTCATGAGGTTGGACATAACTGGTTCTTTGGCATAATAGGTAACAACGAAACTTACAGACCTATGCTGGATGAAGGTTTTACGCAATTTTTGGAAATTATAGCTATGCAAGCTTTACACGGCAAATATGATATTCGCCCAAAATATATTCCTTATGTAGAAAAACGTTATGAAGAAGTAGAAACCATTTATTCAAATGCTTACTACAGCTATCTATGGCGAGCAAAAAATGGCTACGATATTCAACTCAATACTCATGCTGACGATTTTGATGGCTCACTGCGAAGAAACGGGGAAGACAGAGGACACAGTTTGGTCTACACTAAAACGGCAACTATGCTTTTTAACCTTAAATATGTACTAGGCGATAAGTTATTTTGGAAAGGTATGCAGGAATATTTTAGGCGTTGGGCTATAGCACACCCGTATGAGGAAGACTTTCGCCAAGCCATGATTGACGCTACCCAAGTAGATTTGAATTGGTTTTTTGATGAATGGATGACTACAAAAAAACAGATTGACTACGGTATCCAATGCGTAAAAAAGTTAGGTCAAAACAAGGTAAAAATTACCTTGGTTCGCAAGGGAGATATGGAAATGCCCTTAGATTTGATGTTCACAACTAAAAAAGGTGATACTTCGTATGCATATATTCCTAACAGGGATTTTGTAAAACCTTTCAAGCACCCAAATGCGAAAGTTTTGCCGATATGGCGGGGCTGGGGAAAGCGCCTGCATCCTACTTATACGTTTGAAATAGAACTACCGAATGAATTAGATAATTTGATTATTGACCCTGAATTTTTGCTTGCTGATGTAGATTTAAGAGATAATCAACTTAAACATAAGAACATTATTAAGTTTGAGAGCGGAGTATACCCTGACTATCCTGATTGGAAACATACCCGCAGCTATTGGCGACCTGATATTTGGTACAATGGCTTAGCAGGCGTACAAGCAGGTATTCAGTACAAAAGCAATTATTTTAACCTGGATTTGTTTGAAGTAGCCATTTGGGCAAATACCACTTTGGGCAGATTTTATCGTTATGGGATAAATGACTCTACTTACAAAAGTAAAATTTTACCTGTTGCTTTCAGAGCAAGCTATTCTGCACCGCTGCGCAAGTTAGATAGACAGGTATTTCATTTTCATCATGTAGAAATTCGAGATGGGCTTTGGCAAATAAAAGAAGGGCTAAATAAAACTTTTGCCGCAGTAGTAGGTAGCAAAAATTACACTAAGGTGTTTGCTTATTACAAAATAATGTTAAGACCGAAAGATATAGATAACGAATTTTTACCTAATCCGAGCTTGTGGGCAAACAATACTGTAAATTCCTCTATTCGTGTAGGGATAGAAAAGCAACGTTTGATAGCATGGGGAAGCATAAAAATAAACACAGAATTAGTAGCACCTGGGTTAATAGCTCAAAACAACAATTCCTACTTTAATACGCAGGTTTTATTTAACTTCGTTCAAAAAAAATTTGACATCAAGTGGCGTATTTTTGGGCAAATTGGCATGAACAACATTCCTGAAAGTAATCTTTACTTATACGGCGCTAATCCTGAACAAGAATATGACCACCGTTGGTATAGGTCTTATATGTTTCCTGAAAGTTTGTATGTACGAAAGCAAGGTAAAATACCTGCTCATTTGCAGTTAGGTGGAGGTTTAAATGTAAGGGGTTACGCACGTTATTTTGTATTAGATGAAAGAAACCAGCTTATTAGCGTAGGTAATACAGGCTTAGCGACTAGCTTAGAAATAGATTTTGTCAAATTACTGCGAACTCAATGGCATTATAAAGTACCTGTACGCTTGCGAGGGCGAGTCAAGTGGAATCCCTATTTGTTTTATGATGCAGGCTATTTAACTAATATAGTCAGTCATAGTACAATGATTTTTAATAGCATGCCGAATACTCGTATTTTGCAAGATGCGGGATTTGGGGTAGCTTTTACTTTCTTTCCTCCAAAAGGTTATCAATCTGCACCTTTTGTATTGCGTGTGGATATGCCTTTGTGGTTGTCTTACGTACCTGCAGGTCAGCAGCCTTTTCAATTTAGATGGTTAATAGGTATAGGAAGAACCTTTTAACAGAGTGTCAAAAAGTTTTTTATCTTTGTGAAATACAAAGCAAAGTTAGTTTGTTATTCAGTATATGCTAATTGAGTTGCCTGTTATCCAAGATACCAATAACAATGTTCAAAAAAAACCTGATTGGTTAAAAGTTAAGTTGCCGCATGGAAAAGAATATGCTAGGGTTCGCAACATTATAGATACTTATAAATTGCATACCGTTTGCGAAAGTGCAATGTGTCCTAACATGGGAGAATGCTGGAGCGCAGGTACAGCTACGTTTATGATTTTAGGGAATATATGCACACGCTCTTGCAACTTTTGTGCTGTAATTACAGGAAAGCCTACAGAATTAGACACAGAAGAACCTTATCGTGTAGCCGAAGCCGTATATTTAATGCGATTAAAACATTGTGTAATCACTTCTGTAAACCGAGATGAACTCAAAGATGGAGGTGCATCTATTTGGGCAAAAACTATAGAAGAGGTTCGCAAACGAAACCCTAATACTACCATTGAGGTGCTTATTCCTGATTTCAAAGGTAAGTTAGAACCTTTGTATATGGTACTCAATCAGCGTCCTGATATCCTAAATCATAACACGGAAACTGTACCTCGTTTATATCGCAGAGTGCGCCCCCAAGCTAAATTTGAATGGTCTATGCAAGTGATACGTGAAGCTAAAAAAGCAGGGCTACGAACTAAATCAGGAATTATGTTAGGCTTGGGCGAAACTCGTGAAGAAATTTTGCAGGTCATGGATAGTTTATTAGAAAACGGATGCGATATTATGACTATGGGACAATATTTACAGCCCACTAAGCAGCACCTTCCCGTTGAACGATACGTTCCTCCTGCTGAATTCGAAGAATTGAAGCAAATAGCTTTACAAAAAGGTTTCAAGTACGTAGAAAGTGCTCCTTTGGTACGCTCTTCTTATCATGCAGAAAGACAAATATTTTAACTTAGATAAGCCATTTTACTAACAGTTTGTAGTATATTTGTAAGTATGAAAGCACATATCTTTCCCGCCCTGCTATTACTTTTTGTACAAGTATTTGCACAAAAAGAAGTATCCGAACGCTCTTTCAAGTTAGATAAGAAAGAGAGAAACGGCTTTCAAATAGAAATTGAAATTCCTGAAAAAACTGTAATAAAAGCCGTAGAGCGCAAACTTAAAGCATGGGACATTAAAGCTCGTGAAAGCAAAAATGTGTACAGTGCATTAGCCGCTAATATTCCTAAAATATCTTCCAAAACAATAGACTTTTACTTAGTAGTTGAAAGCAGAAAAAATACTACTACGGTCATTGCTGCCGCAGCGTTAGGTTATGACTTATTTGTGAATTCACGAGAACATTCTGCCGAAGCCAGCAATTTGCGCAATTTAGTCAAAGAAATTGCTGAAGAAGCTAAAAAAGTTTATATCGAAGACCGTTTAGCTGAAGAAATGGATAAATTATCCGAAATGGAGAAAGAAATGAAAAAACGCACTGAAAACCAAATAGACATGCAAAAAGAAAATGAGAACTACGCTAAAAAGATAGAGGAAAACAAAACTAAAATGCAGGAAAATCAAAAAGCTATAGATGAATTGAAAAGCAAAATAGAAGAGCAAAAAAGAGTAATTGAAAAAATAAAACAAATGTAGCCTTAAGCGCTATTTTTCTACAATAACGAACTCTACTCGCCTATTTTTTTGTCTACCTTCAGGAGTAGTGTTGTCTGCTATGGGCTTTGTGCTGCCAAATCCCTTGTATCTAACTTGATTAGGTTTAACCCCGCGTTTGATAATCGCTTCGGCTACACTTTTAGCCCGTTCTTCCGAAAGCTGCAATAGATATGATTCAGTGGTACCTGCCACTCCATTATCCGTATGTCCGTGAACCTCTATTTTTATTTGCGGATTATCTTTCAAAAATTGGGATACTCTATCAATTTCAGGGTAAGAACTAGGTAAAAGTACAGCTGAATTGGGACTAAAAAATATATTATTCAAGGAAATGGTTTGTCCTACTTCAATAGGGGCAAGATAAAGATTTTTTTCTACTTCTTTGAACTCTGTTAAATCCACTAAGGACAAGTTTTCATCTACTGCTATATAGCCTTTGGCTTCTGCTCTAAAACCGTACACTTTGCCCGCGCGCAAAGAAATTTTGTAGCTACCTGTGTTAGGATTACTTCTAGCAA from Bacteroidia bacterium harbors:
- a CDS encoding M1 family metallopeptidase; amino-acid sequence: MRYLVCIILLLGQFYFSHAQFDFTQPTYKYDSSQNPYYWKNKPPYPGYWQQDVAYTIDAELDDQTDIIQGSETLIYSNNSPDTLKVAYFNLYQNAFNPHSDLHDLTLHSTHIRPKYGKYEAEGKNIEVLSLKYEGKAQITELQGTILKVYLDKPILPHSKVTFNIEFRTYFDIGSQPRRMKMFIHDGVKHYDAVHWYPRIAVYDRKFKWALDQHLNREFYGDFGTFLVNLTLPHHYIVEATGTLQNKNQVLPPELRSALDIKNFKSATQTPISIITPESGKKKTWIYYAANVHDFAWTADPSYRIGEANWQGIQVIALAMQPNAPRWQDAAEFTAKVIEVYSTLVGKYVYPKIVVADARDGMEYPMLTLCGGVSPTYKPLFAHEVGHNWFFGIIGNNETYRPMLDEGFTQFLEIIAMQALHGKYDIRPKYIPYVEKRYEEVETIYSNAYYSYLWRAKNGYDIQLNTHADDFDGSLRRNGEDRGHSLVYTKTATMLFNLKYVLGDKLFWKGMQEYFRRWAIAHPYEEDFRQAMIDATQVDLNWFFDEWMTTKKQIDYGIQCVKKLGQNKVKITLVRKGDMEMPLDLMFTTKKGDTSYAYIPNRDFVKPFKHPNAKVLPIWRGWGKRLHPTYTFEIELPNELDNLIIDPEFLLADVDLRDNQLKHKNIIKFESGVYPDYPDWKHTRSYWRPDIWYNGLAGVQAGIQYKSNYFNLDLFEVAIWANTTLGRFYRYGINDSTYKSKILPVAFRASYSAPLRKLDRQVFHFHHVEIRDGLWQIKEGLNKTFAAVVGSKNYTKVFAYYKIMLRPKDIDNEFLPNPSLWANNTVNSSIRVGIEKQRLIAWGSIKINTELVAPGLIAQNNNSYFNTQVLFNFVQKKFDIKWRIFGQIGMNNIPESNLYLYGANPEQEYDHRWYRSYMFPESLYVRKQGKIPAHLQLGGGLNVRGYARYFVLDERNQLISVGNTGLATSLEIDFVKLLRTQWHYKVPVRLRGRVKWNPYLFYDAGYLTNIVSHSTMIFNSMPNTRILQDAGFGVAFTFFPPKGYQSAPFVLRVDMPLWLSYVPAGQQPFQFRWLIGIGRTF
- the lipA gene encoding lipoyl synthase translates to MLIELPVIQDTNNNVQKKPDWLKVKLPHGKEYARVRNIIDTYKLHTVCESAMCPNMGECWSAGTATFMILGNICTRSCNFCAVITGKPTELDTEEPYRVAEAVYLMRLKHCVITSVNRDELKDGGASIWAKTIEEVRKRNPNTTIEVLIPDFKGKLEPLYMVLNQRPDILNHNTETVPRLYRRVRPQAKFEWSMQVIREAKKAGLRTKSGIMLGLGETREEILQVMDSLLENGCDIMTMGQYLQPTKQHLPVERYVPPAEFEELKQIALQKGFKYVESAPLVRSSYHAERQIF